The following proteins are co-located in the Halococcus salsus genome:
- a CDS encoding DUF367 family protein, with amino-acid sequence MECHVRYEGDDDPEKCTARKLARFDLVALHRSARETPSGIVLDPHAEQALSPADRRDGDNRLVALDCSWETADAERFSLRGPHRALPFLVAANPVNYGTPFQLTTAEALAGACCVLGERDVAEALLSKFRWGHTFLELNDEPLRRYAACADSAEVVAVQSEYLAEAD; translated from the coding sequence GTGGAGTGTCACGTCCGGTACGAGGGCGACGACGACCCCGAGAAGTGCACGGCCAGAAAGCTCGCGCGCTTCGACCTCGTCGCCCTCCACCGCTCGGCCCGCGAGACGCCGTCGGGGATCGTCCTCGATCCCCACGCCGAGCAGGCGCTCTCGCCGGCCGACCGCCGGGACGGCGACAACCGGCTGGTCGCCCTCGACTGCTCGTGGGAGACCGCCGACGCGGAGCGCTTCTCGCTTCGCGGCCCCCACCGTGCGCTGCCGTTCCTCGTCGCCGCCAACCCCGTGAACTACGGTACGCCCTTCCAGCTCACCACCGCCGAGGCGCTCGCGGGTGCGTGTTGCGTTCTCGGCGAACGCGACGTCGCCGAGGCGCTCCTCTCGAAGTTCCGGTGGGGGCACACGTTCCTCGAACTCAACGACGAGCCCCTCCGGCGGTACGCCGCGTGTGCCGACTCGGCCGAGGTGGTCGCCGTCCAGTCCGAGTACCTCGCCGAGGCCGACTGA
- the mdh gene encoding malate dehydrogenase gives MVKVSVVGAAGTVGAAAGYNIALRGVADEIVFVDIPDQEDTTVGQAADTNHGIAYDTSTEIRQGTYEDTAGSDVVVITAGIPRQPGQSRLDLGEDNAPIIADIESSLAEHTDDFISVTTSNPMDLLNRHLYETGDRPREHVVGFGGRLDSARFRYVLADRFDTEVTNVEASILGEHGDAQVPVFSKVRVEGTDPEFSDDERGDILESLQQSAMNVIERKGATQWGPATGVGHMVEAIVRDTGTVLPGSMVLEGEYGHEGVGLGVPVKLTSDGAEVVDWNLSEYEREQLGQAADKLADQYDSIA, from the coding sequence ATGGTGAAAGTCAGCGTGGTCGGTGCGGCGGGCACGGTCGGTGCGGCGGCGGGCTACAACATCGCCCTGCGCGGGGTCGCCGACGAGATCGTCTTCGTCGACATCCCCGACCAGGAGGACACCACCGTGGGGCAGGCCGCCGACACGAACCACGGGATCGCCTACGACACCAGCACCGAGATCCGTCAGGGGACCTACGAGGACACCGCGGGCTCGGACGTCGTGGTCATCACGGCGGGGATCCCGCGCCAGCCCGGCCAGAGCCGGCTCGACCTCGGTGAGGACAACGCCCCGATCATCGCCGACATCGAGTCCTCGCTCGCCGAGCACACCGACGATTTCATCTCGGTGACCACCTCGAACCCGATGGACCTGCTGAACCGCCACCTCTACGAGACCGGCGACCGCCCGCGCGAACACGTGGTCGGCTTCGGCGGTCGGCTCGACTCCGCACGGTTCCGGTACGTGCTCGCCGACCGCTTCGACACCGAGGTCACGAACGTCGAGGCCAGCATTCTGGGCGAGCACGGCGACGCGCAGGTGCCCGTCTTCTCGAAGGTCCGCGTCGAGGGGACCGACCCCGAGTTCTCCGACGACGAGCGCGGGGACATCCTCGAGTCGCTCCAGCAGAGCGCGATGAACGTCATCGAGCGCAAGGGCGCGACCCAGTGGGGTCCCGCCACCGGCGTCGGCCACATGGTCGAGGCCATCGTCCGCGACACTGGCACCGTCCTCCCCGGCTCGATGGTGCTGGAGGGCGAGTACGGCCACGAGGGCGTCGGGCTCGGTGTGCCGGTCAAACTCACGAGTGACGGTGCGGAGGTCGTCGACTGGAACCTCTCGGAGTACGAACGCGAACAGCTCGGTCAGGCCGCCGACAAGCTCGCCGACCAGTACGACTCGATCGCGTAA
- the ilvA gene encoding threonine ammonia-lyase has protein sequence MIELADVRDAREVVAGVARHTPLEYSYSLSDLSGASIHPKFEIFQRTGSFKIRGATNRIASLSPDEQAAGVVTASAGNHAQGVALAATRTDVDSVVVMPEHAPIAKASATESYGARVVLHGEDYDEAQARAHEIEREEGRTYVHAFDDPLVMAGQGTIGLEIMDDLPEVDTVVVPIGGGGLISGIATAVKGIDSDIRVIGVQAEGASSVAESLEKGSVHTLDGVDTIADGIATRRVGERTFSVIEERVDEVVTVSDPEIAVAITTLLERSKALVEGAGAVPMAAVLAGAFDYEKDEVIVPALCGGNIDLNMLRTVVMRGLVESGRYLRLRTTLKDQPGSLEHLIGIIAGQRANIYAIKHDRTSRDIGMTATEVELDLETRGREHVTALIDELEANGYAVDVLV, from the coding sequence ATGATCGAACTCGCCGACGTCCGCGACGCCCGCGAGGTGGTCGCCGGCGTCGCCCGCCACACTCCGCTCGAATACTCCTACTCGCTCTCCGACCTCTCCGGCGCGTCGATCCACCCCAAGTTCGAGATCTTCCAGCGCACCGGGTCGTTCAAGATCCGGGGCGCGACCAACCGGATAGCCAGCCTCTCGCCCGACGAGCAGGCGGCGGGGGTCGTGACCGCGAGCGCCGGCAACCACGCCCAGGGCGTCGCGCTCGCCGCCACGCGTACGGACGTCGACAGCGTGGTCGTGATGCCCGAACACGCCCCGATCGCGAAGGCCAGCGCCACCGAAAGCTACGGCGCGCGGGTCGTCCTCCACGGTGAGGATTACGACGAGGCCCAGGCCCGCGCCCACGAGATCGAACGCGAGGAGGGCCGGACCTACGTCCACGCCTTCGACGACCCGCTCGTGATGGCGGGCCAGGGGACGATCGGGCTCGAGATCATGGACGACCTCCCCGAGGTCGATACCGTGGTGGTGCCGATCGGCGGCGGCGGGCTGATCTCCGGGATCGCGACTGCCGTGAAGGGGATCGACTCGGATATCCGAGTGATCGGTGTGCAGGCCGAGGGGGCATCGAGCGTGGCGGAATCGCTCGAAAAGGGCTCCGTGCACACCCTCGATGGAGTCGACACCATCGCCGACGGCATCGCGACGCGACGGGTGGGCGAACGGACGTTTTCGGTGATCGAAGAGCGCGTCGACGAGGTCGTCACCGTCTCGGACCCCGAGATCGCGGTGGCGATCACGACGCTGCTCGAACGCTCGAAAGCCCTCGTGGAAGGGGCGGGTGCGGTCCCGATGGCCGCGGTCCTCGCGGGCGCGTTCGACTACGAGAAAGACGAGGTCATCGTGCCGGCGCTCTGCGGAGGCAACATCGACCTCAACATGTTGCGAACCGTGGTGATGCGGGGGCTCGTGGAATCCGGTCGCTACCTCCGACTCCGGACGACCCTCAAGGACCAGCCCGGTTCGCTCGAACACCTCATCGGTATCATCGCCGGCCAGCGCGCGAACATCTACGCCATCAAACACGACCGAACCTCGCGCGACATCGGGATGACCGCGACCGAGGTCGAACTCGACCTCGAAACCCGGGGCCGCGAGCACGTCACGGCGCTCATCGACGAACTCGAAGCCAACGGGTACGCCGTCGACGTACTGGTCTGA
- a CDS encoding Sjogren's syndrome/scleroderma autoantigen 1 family protein: MSEFDKEAERKKLEERFAEEEEDRETTERMSELLLQGATMTDTHCDECGNPLFRYDGQTFCSSCQRTVQEADTAGHSTPENATADAATEPADAPSPTAPTDQQPAGDSPRDGSAANGQRPQPQERTDPSGPAAAPAQGQNPPSAPVQTPDEPRTQNQTDTSQPAEATDGLAATEASLSRTLRQQAAAAERAEDLSRTRKHLAAAREAAEALDAVRSAR; the protein is encoded by the coding sequence ATGAGCGAATTCGACAAGGAAGCCGAGCGCAAGAAGCTCGAAGAACGCTTCGCCGAGGAGGAAGAGGACCGCGAGACCACCGAGCGCATGAGCGAACTCCTCCTCCAGGGCGCGACGATGACCGACACCCACTGCGACGAGTGCGGCAACCCCCTCTTCCGCTACGACGGCCAGACCTTCTGTTCGTCCTGCCAGCGAACCGTTCAGGAGGCCGACACCGCTGGACACTCGACCCCCGAGAACGCGACTGCCGACGCCGCAACCGAACCGGCGGACGCTCCGTCTCCTACCGCCCCCACCGATCAGCAACCCGCTGGCGACTCACCACGCGATGGGTCGGCCGCCAACGGACAGCGACCACAGCCCCAAGAGCGAACCGACCCGTCGGGCCCCGCTGCAGCGCCGGCCCAGGGACAGAACCCACCGTCGGCACCCGTGCAGACGCCGGACGAACCTCGTACCCAGAACCAAACGGACACGAGCCAACCGGCGGAAGCCACGGACGGCCTCGCGGCGACCGAAGCCTCGCTCTCGCGTACCCTCCGCCAGCAGGCCGCCGCCGCCGAACGCGCCGAGGACCTCAGCCGAACCCGGAAACACCTCGCCGCCGCGCGCGAGGCCGCCGAGGCGCTCGACGCGGTTCGGTCCGCGCGATAA
- a CDS encoding DEAD/DEAH box helicase produces the protein MTATADEIESIDRPLVEPGVLERRRYQVDLARSAASGHTLVCLPTGLGKTTVSLLVTAGRLADVGGTSLLLAPTKPLVTQHAAFYREALTIPDDEIAVFTGEVSPDDRADLWERAQIVIATPQVVENDLIGSRIDLSNTTHLTFDECHRASGNYAYNYIAERYHADAENPLVTGMSASPGGNEEGIRSVCENLGLASVAVMTEEDADVAQYTHNTDVEWERVTLPDEILAIRDSLVAVIETRLERLKELGVTRTTSADVSQRDLNRMRGELRKLMDNDQSEGYEGMSVHAEVMKLRRAVTLAETQSVESLRRYFERQRNAARSSGASKASQRLVSDPKVREAMEQAESYDDLHPKFRRTRILLAQCLGIEGGERVIVFTESRDTAETLTEFLGAHFETRKFVGQGDKEGSDGMTQTEQQETLDAFRAGEFEVLVSTSVAEEGLDVPEVDLVLFYEPVPTAIRSIQRKGRTGRQAEGRVMVLLAEDTRDEAYFWKSRHEQSTMTDELQRLKDSAGEIESELAQQGLDAFGGEPSPVADTDATESDAGATTAGDGGQSGLTAFGPPTTDEADVDRSESDADGLETAERDESAGEQSAEDEPSDESEGIVATAAGEGETIEIVVDQRELDASIARDLSTREDCETRLETLEVGDYVLSDRVVVERKSVSDFLDTLTGGDRSLFDQVGDAARHYARPVVVIEGEDLYGERNVHPNAIRGALASLAVDFGASVLRTTDEADTADLLHVIAGREQELDDREVSVHGEKGSKTLVEQQEYVVSAIADIGPVTARALLDEFGTVEGVMIANEDDLLEVSGVGQVTAERIREVIGSDYEP, from the coding sequence ATGACGGCGACCGCCGACGAGATCGAGTCCATCGACCGCCCGCTGGTCGAACCGGGCGTGCTCGAACGCCGGCGCTACCAGGTCGACCTCGCGCGCTCGGCCGCGAGCGGGCACACCCTCGTCTGCCTCCCGACGGGCCTCGGGAAGACGACCGTGAGCCTGCTCGTGACCGCCGGCCGGCTCGCCGACGTCGGCGGCACCTCGCTCCTGCTCGCGCCGACCAAACCCCTCGTGACCCAGCACGCCGCGTTCTACCGCGAGGCGCTGACGATCCCCGACGATGAGATAGCGGTCTTCACCGGGGAGGTCAGCCCCGACGACCGGGCCGACCTCTGGGAGCGCGCGCAGATTGTGATCGCCACGCCACAGGTAGTCGAGAACGACCTCATCGGCAGCCGGATCGACCTTTCGAACACGACCCACCTCACCTTCGACGAGTGCCATCGCGCCTCCGGCAACTACGCCTACAACTACATCGCCGAGCGCTACCACGCGGACGCCGAGAACCCGCTCGTGACCGGGATGAGCGCCTCGCCTGGCGGCAACGAGGAGGGAATTCGGTCCGTCTGTGAGAACCTCGGCCTCGCCTCGGTGGCGGTGATGACTGAAGAGGACGCCGACGTGGCCCAATACACCCACAACACCGACGTCGAGTGGGAACGCGTGACGCTGCCCGACGAGATCCTCGCGATCCGGGACTCGCTGGTGGCCGTGATCGAGACCCGACTAGAACGACTGAAGGAACTCGGCGTGACCCGGACCACGAGCGCCGACGTCTCCCAGCGCGACCTCAACCGGATGCGCGGCGAGCTCCGGAAACTGATGGACAACGACCAGTCGGAGGGCTACGAGGGGATGAGCGTCCACGCCGAGGTGATGAAGCTCCGGCGGGCGGTCACGCTCGCCGAGACCCAGAGCGTGGAGTCCCTCCGGCGCTACTTCGAGCGCCAGCGCAACGCCGCGCGCTCGTCGGGTGCCTCGAAGGCGAGCCAGCGGCTGGTCTCGGACCCCAAGGTTCGTGAGGCGATGGAGCAAGCGGAGAGCTACGACGACCTCCACCCGAAGTTCCGCCGAACTCGTATCCTGCTGGCGCAGTGTCTCGGGATCGAGGGCGGCGAGCGCGTCATCGTCTTCACCGAGTCCCGGGACACCGCCGAGACCCTCACCGAGTTTTTGGGGGCGCACTTCGAGACGCGGAAGTTCGTCGGGCAGGGCGACAAGGAGGGCTCCGATGGGATGACCCAGACCGAACAGCAGGAGACCCTCGATGCGTTTCGAGCGGGCGAGTTCGAAGTGCTCGTCTCGACCTCCGTCGCCGAAGAGGGACTCGACGTGCCGGAGGTCGACCTCGTGCTCTTCTACGAACCCGTGCCGACCGCGATCCGGTCGATCCAGCGCAAGGGCCGGACGGGTCGGCAGGCCGAGGGTCGGGTGATGGTGCTGCTCGCCGAGGACACCCGCGACGAGGCCTACTTCTGGAAGTCCCGCCACGAGCAGTCGACGATGACCGACGAACTCCAGCGGTTGAAGGACTCGGCGGGCGAGATCGAGTCCGAGCTCGCCCAGCAGGGGCTCGACGCGTTCGGGGGCGAACCGAGCCCCGTGGCGGACACCGATGCCACCGAGTCCGACGCGGGAGCGACGACCGCGGGCGACGGCGGCCAGTCGGGGCTGACGGCCTTCGGTCCGCCGACGACCGACGAGGCCGACGTGGATCGAAGCGAGTCGGACGCGGACGGACTCGAGACGGCGGAGCGGGACGAGTCGGCCGGGGAGCAATCGGCTGAGGACGAACCGTCCGACGAGAGCGAGGGAATCGTCGCGACCGCGGCCGGCGAGGGCGAGACCATCGAGATCGTCGTGGACCAGCGCGAACTCGACGCCTCGATCGCGCGCGACCTCTCGACGCGGGAGGACTGCGAGACGCGGCTCGAAACCCTCGAAGTCGGTGACTACGTGCTCTCGGACCGGGTGGTGGTCGAGCGCAAGTCGGTGAGCGACTTCCTCGATACGCTCACCGGCGGGGATCGGTCCCTCTTCGACCAGGTCGGCGATGCCGCGCGCCACTACGCCCGACCAGTGGTTGTTATCGAGGGCGAGGACCTCTACGGCGAGCGCAACGTCCACCCGAACGCCATCCGGGGGGCGCTCGCGTCGCTGGCCGTGGATTTCGGTGCGAGCGTGCTTCGGACGACGGACGAGGCCGATACGGCCGACCTGCTCCACGTCATCGCGGGTCGCGAACAGGAGCTGGACGACCGCGAGGTCAGCGTCCACGGCGAGAAGGGTTCCAAAACCCTCGTCGAACAGCAGGAGTACGTCGTGAGCGCGATCGCGGACATCGGGCCCGTGACGGCGCGGGCGCTGCTCGACGAGTTCGGCACGGTCGAAGGCGTGATGATCGCGAACGAGGACGACCTGCTGGAGGTCTCGGGTGTGGGCCAAGTCACCGCCGAACGAATTCGGGAAGTCATCGGGAGCGACTACGAGCCGTAG
- a CDS encoding dolichol kinase — MANEVARRAVHMSGVVLPGAYLLGVLSYAQLRWTFVVASLVTIGLEAVRLFVGLDWRLYDVLTREYEQRNLAGYALYVLASTAVVLVFEPRVALPAVLMLMVADPISGLLGSGELRATKAASVIVVTFAVCLVLAFPFVPLLPAVLGAAAATFADGVKPVLWGYVIDDNASIPVLAAVGIALGLWVTGGAVPTVLG, encoded by the coding sequence ATGGCCAACGAGGTCGCGCGGCGTGCGGTCCACATGAGTGGCGTGGTGCTCCCCGGGGCCTACCTGCTCGGGGTCCTCAGCTACGCCCAGCTCCGCTGGACGTTCGTCGTCGCCTCCCTCGTCACGATCGGTCTCGAAGCGGTTCGACTGTTCGTCGGGCTCGACTGGCGGCTCTACGACGTGCTCACCCGCGAGTACGAACAGCGTAACCTCGCGGGCTACGCGCTCTACGTACTGGCCTCGACCGCGGTGGTGCTGGTCTTCGAACCCCGGGTCGCGCTTCCGGCGGTGTTGATGTTGATGGTCGCCGACCCGATCAGTGGGCTGCTCGGGTCGGGCGAACTCCGGGCCACGAAGGCCGCCTCGGTGATCGTCGTCACGTTCGCGGTCTGTCTCGTGCTCGCCTTCCCGTTCGTCCCCCTCCTCCCGGCGGTGCTCGGTGCGGCCGCCGCGACGTTCGCCGACGGCGTCAAACCCGTGCTTTGGGGCTACGTCATCGACGACAACGCCTCGATACCCGTGTTGGCGGCGGTCGGTATCGCGCTCGGGCTCTGGGTCACGGGGGGAGCGGTGCCGACCGTTTTGGGCTGA
- the glyS gene encoding glycine--tRNA ligase, whose product MSETGSASAGVDAETLAELAKRRGFYFPANEAYGGASGFYTYGPQGAALKRNLEASWRERFVTREGHMEISSPTVTPEPVFEASGHLDGFDDMIVECPECGTSHRADHLVEGATDIEEAEALGTDRIGELIAEHDIACPSCGTPLAGEPVSGFNLMFETNIGPGSSSPGYLRPETAQGMFVEFPRLAEYARNQLPFGVAQVGTGYRNEISPRRSIIRVRELAMAELEQFYDPETDHPPVERVADVSLPLYSAAAQENDGEIEHLTVQEALDTGVVANDWIAYYLGVAAEWYESIGVDMDRFRYRQHLGDELSHYASDCWDAETELDGNWIEVTGFADRGTYDLSQHDDHSGEEFTVFKAYDEPETVERPSVDPDMSYLGPEFGSDAGRVAEELQALAERDSAAFEGAEVSVELDGESYTVPTEQTGFAVREETIPGEHVTPHVIEPAFGVDRLIYTVLDHSYREDEVEGESRSYLSLAPDLAPTFVGVFPLMDKDGLGERAREVAADLREAGLAVTYDDSGNIGRRYRRQDEIGTPYCVTVDYDSLEDGSVTLRERDSTEQTRVPIAELPARLAALRAGGPFEG is encoded by the coding sequence ATGAGTGAGACGGGGTCAGCTTCGGCGGGCGTCGACGCCGAGACCCTCGCCGAACTCGCCAAACGACGCGGCTTCTACTTCCCCGCGAACGAGGCCTACGGCGGCGCGAGCGGTTTCTACACCTACGGCCCGCAGGGCGCGGCGCTGAAGCGCAACCTCGAAGCCAGCTGGCGCGAGCGGTTCGTGACCCGCGAGGGCCACATGGAGATCTCGTCACCTACTGTGACGCCCGAACCCGTCTTCGAGGCCTCGGGCCATCTTGACGGGTTCGACGACATGATCGTCGAGTGTCCGGAGTGTGGGACCAGCCACCGGGCCGACCATCTCGTCGAGGGCGCCACCGACATCGAGGAGGCCGAGGCGCTCGGCACCGACCGGATCGGCGAGCTGATCGCCGAGCACGACATCGCGTGTCCCTCCTGTGGAACCCCACTCGCGGGCGAACCCGTCTCGGGCTTCAACCTGATGTTCGAGACCAACATCGGTCCCGGTTCCTCGTCGCCGGGGTACCTTCGACCCGAGACGGCCCAGGGGATGTTCGTGGAGTTCCCCCGACTGGCCGAGTACGCCCGAAACCAGCTCCCGTTCGGGGTCGCCCAGGTGGGGACCGGCTACCGCAACGAGATCAGCCCTCGGCGCTCGATCATCCGCGTCCGAGAGCTCGCGATGGCCGAACTCGAACAGTTCTACGACCCGGAGACCGATCACCCGCCCGTCGAACGGGTCGCGGACGTCTCGCTGCCGCTCTACTCGGCGGCCGCCCAGGAGAACGATGGCGAGATCGAGCATCTCACCGTACAGGAGGCGCTCGACACCGGGGTTGTCGCGAACGACTGGATCGCCTATTATCTCGGAGTCGCCGCGGAGTGGTACGAGTCGATCGGCGTCGACATGGACCGATTCCGCTACCGTCAGCACCTCGGCGACGAGCTCTCGCACTACGCCTCCGACTGCTGGGACGCCGAGACCGAACTCGACGGCAACTGGATCGAGGTCACGGGGTTCGCCGACCGGGGGACCTACGACCTCTCCCAGCACGACGACCACTCCGGTGAGGAGTTCACGGTGTTCAAGGCCTACGACGAGCCAGAGACCGTCGAACGACCCTCCGTCGACCCCGACATGAGCTACCTCGGGCCGGAGTTCGGCTCCGACGCTGGCCGGGTCGCCGAGGAACTCCAGGCACTCGCCGAGCGCGACTCGGCCGCGTTCGAAGGTGCAGAAGTGAGCGTCGAACTCGACGGCGAGAGCTATACCGTGCCGACGGAGCAGACCGGCTTCGCGGTGCGCGAGGAGACCATCCCCGGCGAACACGTCACGCCACACGTCATCGAACCCGCGTTCGGCGTCGACCGGCTGATCTACACCGTGCTCGACCACTCGTATCGCGAGGACGAGGTCGAAGGCGAGTCGAGGAGCTACCTCTCCCTGGCACCCGACCTCGCGCCGACGTTCGTCGGCGTGTTCCCGCTGATGGACAAGGATGGATTAGGCGAGCGCGCCCGCGAAGTCGCCGCCGACCTCCGTGAGGCGGGGCTCGCGGTGACCTACGACGACTCGGGCAACATCGGGCGGCGCTACCGCCGCCAGGACGAGATCGGGACGCCCTACTGCGTCACCGTTGATTACGACTCGCTCGAGGACGGTAGCGTGACGCTCCGCGAGCGCGACTCCACCGAGCAGACACGGGTCCCGATCGCGGAGCTCCCCGCGCGGCTCGCGGCGCTCCGGGCGGGCGGACCGTTCGAGGGCTGA